Part of the Nicotiana tabacum cultivar K326 chromosome 20, ASM71507v2, whole genome shotgun sequence genome, ttatatgttacgggttgcattagggtaggctatCTATATCACATCTCTTGAGTTGTGGCCCTTGCCCGGACCCTACGTAAACGCGAGATTGTTTCTGCACCAGGTTGTCCTTTTAGAAGGGCTGACATAACGAATTAAAAGTCTCAtggaattaaaaggaaaaaagaatattCTCAAACTAGAAAGAgggtaaataaataaaaagaggtGTAAAAATGTGATGTAGGACAGTAGGAGAATAACAGAAGTGTAAAAAATCCCAACGGTCAAGAAAGTGTAGAAAACCTGGTTTTTCGCGGGACCTTCCACTTTTCTCCCTTCAATATTTGATCCATTCAAAAAGAGAGACTCTTTGTGTCCATCATTTCTTCATTCTAATTGCGCGTTGGAGAGGAAGAAATTTCTGCAATTTCAATATTTCTTCTTCTCCATAGCCTCCCTTCTTTCCATATTCATACGTCTACAAATAGACAACATTTTCAATCATTTCCAGGTATTTATTTCAAACACATCTTTTTCATAGTTCTCtttaatttttcttaaatattgaatgcgtcctctttccttttttttttttttaatttgatgaTGATAGTTTCCTCATTTGATTAATTGAGATGGGTTTCAAAAATGAATTCATAGTTTGTTCTGCATCAATATTAGTATGTGCATTTCTTCTCATCTTTGTCACTTTTTAATATATGAATCTGgattaaattttgaaatttgggtacggcccttttctcctttttcgtTTTTGTTGATTTTGGCTTTCCtcaattgattaattatgatGGGTTTTTCGCCAAATGAATTCATATATTGGTGATCATTTCTGACTCAACATTGTGGTATGTGCGTTTTGTTTTTGATCTTGGTCATTTTTATCACGAATTTTGCGAATCGTTTTTTTATAGTGCAAATGATGGCCTTCTGCTAAAATTCATTCATTTGATCCTGTTTGGAACTAGACCATTTCGCCACTGCATTAATAGCATGTTAAACTAtcagaaatttttttaaaaaaaaaagacaactCGGTGCATTGAGGTCCTGCTATGCGCGGTGtccgggaagggccggaccacaaggatcTATCGTACACAGCCTTACTCTGTATTTCTACAAGATGttatttccacggctcgaaccagTGACCTCATGGTCACACGGCAGTAACTTCTCCCAGTAATATTTTGGCCAAAAAGCTGTTGTATAGTTGAAGTCTTACTAATTTGCTGATATTGGTTTTTATGTGTAATATAGAAGGGATATGTTTTTTGTTTTACAAGCAATTTGAGCCTTTTGTTTACAATCTTGAAATTTTTTGCATTTCAGGTGATCCTATTAAGTGCAAAATACTGATCCTTCAGAAAAATTCCTTTAGTTCCCAAAAAAGCAGATTCCACTCAATTTCCAAAAATGTTTGGCTTCAGGAAAGGTAAAGCAGACTCTGCTACTACAAATACAACCCCTTCACATTCTGATGAAAAACATGGAACTAAAAATGCGCGAAGAACTTCTTCCGAACCAGTTCTTGTCACACCagatgatgatgattttggaaCATCATCATCGTCAGGGACAAGgaacaaaaataaaagtaagaCACAGGACTTCGATAACATGTCTATGCAAGAATTGGAAGGTTATGCTGTAAATCAAGCTAAGGAGACCACAAGCTCGGTGAATAACTGTTTGAAGATAGCTGAGGATATTAGACAGGATGGTGCTAAGACACTCGATACCTTGCATAAGCAAGGTGAGCAAATTCATCGTACTCACATGATGGCTGTTGATATGGACCGCGATTTGAGCAAGGTATCGATCACTTCAATTATTATTGCACTTCATTTTTCAAGAGTTCCATTTACTTCTTGTGCACTTGCATTATATAGCTATTTTACACCAACAGGTCAAGTTACCTACGACAAGTGGTAACTATTCATAGCAAGTCTAATATGATATCTTAGAAAATAGATCAAATAACCTGCAGTAATATGTTAAAATACAACGATATTGTAAATTAAGTTAAAATAATTCCCTTTCAGTGAAAACTGGTAGTAGTACTCTCTATGAACAATGTGTTTCTTTGTCCTCCAAATGTTATGAGTCGTCTCATTTTGAATTCTATTTCAGTTTACCACTAATGGGAAAGCTTTATCTTGTTGAGCTTAtcagtcttttgcatttttcatgtTTCTTTAGCCAATGCGAgttcctttttctttgtcttcACTACAAGTTCAATTTCTGAATTCATGAGTAGAGGAATCTAAGTCAAACAATTTGCATCATGCAACCAATTTAAAGCTGAGGGTGTAGCTTAATTAGCTTTAATTTGCTCGTGCGATATGTTTATTATTTGGTACAATTGGAAGATATGGTCCATCTGACATGACTTAAGTTGACAATAATGAACATGTTTTTGCATTCCAGGGGGAGAAGTTATTGAACAATCTTGGTGGTATGTTCTCTATGCCTTGGAAGCCGAAGAAGAGCCATGATATTAAAGGGCCTCGAACTTCAAAAGGTTTTGTGTTATCCTCCATATCATATTCACTCTTCTTCTTTCTGTAATTTTAATTGCTAACAGAGATACTTACTTTCATCCGTTGGTTCTTGTAGATGATAATTATAGAGGGAAAGAAAGTAGTGCAAATGAAAGGGAAAAATTAGGTTTATCTAATGGTAAAAAAGGAAAGTCAGCCTCAAGCACACCTCCTCCTGAATCGATGAACGCTATGCAGCAAGTGGAGGTACATTTTGTATTTACACAATCTGGCTATTTGTGGCAATTACTTCTACATTAAAaagttaaatttatgttttcttttcatgtttaaacTATTTTTATGTTTAACCAGTTGGAGAAGGCGAAGCAAGATGATGCACTTTCAGATCTTAGCAACATATTGGGTGATCTAAAAGGCATGGCTGTTGACATGGGATCTGAACTTGACAAGTAAGTATCGTCTAATTTGACTAGCAGTACCTGATATTTTTCTTGGAAGGACAAATCTACTAACCTGATTAACTTTGAGTACTTTTGAAAAGATCCTCTGCTTCCCTGAAATGTTAAAAGAAATATGATTGAGTGCTAATTTCTTGTGACAAAATCATTAAGCATGATtctgaaaagatgttaatgagcTAAAGTTTTCTGAAGTTTAAAATGTGCTTTTGAGACGGCGTCATGAAGTGACTGTCAACTTTCATCTGTGATACTGAACTAAACTATAGCATATAATGAACATATAGTTTCATTCTATTTCTGTTGGTGGGGTAGCTCAGTGTGGTGGCAATTGTACATGGAAAATAACATCAAGATTTAACTTATGTACACGGGCAATTAAAAGAACTTTTTGATATggtgtccatctcattcaaatgaTTTGGTAGCTAATTTTGTTGACTTGGCTTAGTTTGGTAGCTAACCTTGTTGAATTGGTATGATTTTGTAGCCAattttgacttggtttggtttggtagtcaACCTTGTTGAAATTCTGAAAAAGGTGTGCAAAttatcaaatattgtaggctttaaaGAGTGAggtttggctataaaaggagagttttaactctcatttcattataccaacaaagagagaaaagcgAGAGAACAAGGTATTccataaactataaaaaaaaagtttgtgaagaaaaatagagtgtgagagatattgtagtgaggtggaaaaagcaaaagagtgtttatttcttttgagggtgtagtggtcttaggagtatttttACTCGCTATTACACAGTGTAAAATTcctcgctatagtgatatcagttgctcttcttggccgtgatttttcccttattcagaagggtttccacgtaaaatcttggtgtcattattgATGCATTTCTATTCTTGCcgatttaaccataacttagtattctgcgtttatcactaataccgtgaatattatttttacggggtttattcccaacaagtggtatcagagccaaggttctgtctgagtatgctctgtggttgcagcacagtctgaacttccacatcagaaaagaattaTTTTGGTCTCATAATAAATAGTATTTGTACTTGTGATAAACGATGGAAGTCAACACTAGTAGAATGGTTACTTTGAATGGCACAAATTATGTCATTTGGaagggcaaaatggaagattttctCTATGTCAAGAATTTTCATCAACCTGTCTTCGCCACTATAAAGCCTGATAATAAATCAGATGAAGAGTGGAATTTGTTACACAGGCAGGTTTGCGGCTTTATTAAACAGTGGGTTGACGATAATGTTTTGAACCATATTTCTGGGGAAACACATGCTCGGACCCTATGGGAGCACCTTGAAAGTTTGTATGCTCGGAAAAATAGAAACAACAAGATGTTTCTGATAAAGCAGATGTTGGGTTTAAAATACCATGATGGTTCCGCGATGATAGATCATCTGAATAATCTTCAGGGGATCATGAACCAGTTATCTGCTATGGGCATtaaatttgatgaagaaattcaAGTCTTATTTCTACTTGGTTCCCTACCAGATTCTTGCGAAATTCTTAGaacttcattatcaaattctGCTCCGGATGGTGTGATCTCTATGGATCTTGCCAAGAGCAGCCTTTTAAATGAAGAGATGAGAAGAAAATCTCAGGATTCCTCCTCATCAGATATCTTGGTGACTGACTCTAGGGGGAGAAGCAAGAATCGgggttctcaaaatagagaaCATAATAGAAGCAAATCCAGAAGCAGACTTAAAGATATTGAGTGCTATCATTGCGGGAAGAAAGGGCACACAAAAAAGTTCTGCCGGATTTTGAAAAAGGAGAATAGAGACAAGGAAGAACAGAAAGAAGATGGCAATCGTGTACCCACCATCACTACAGAAGATCTTGTTACTGTCCTTGATGCGGATCTGATAAATATTGCTTGTGATGAGTCAAGCTGGGTTGTGGACAGTGATGCCGCATCTCATACGACAACAAGGAAGGAATTTTTCACATCCTATACTCAGGGTGACTATGGAACTTTGAGTATGGTTAATGAGACTGTATCTAGGGTGGCTGGTGTTGGAACGATTTGTTTGGAAACTAGTATTGTAAataaactagttttaaacaatgTAAAGCATGCACCTGATGTTCGTTTGCATTTGATCTCTGTTGGTGTTTTGGATGATGAGGGTACCAATGGTGCTGGAAAGTGGAAACTCACTAAGGGTTCCATGATTGTGGCTCGTGGGAAAAAGCAATGTGGTCTATACTGGACTACGACCTCTACCTGTGTTGATATGGTGAATGTCGTTGAGAGCAATAGCTTTTCAACGTTATGGCATAAGAGGCTTAGCCACATTAGCAAGAAAGGACTAAATGTTCTGGCCAAGATGAAATTGTTGTCAAATTTTGAAAGTGCAAAATTAGAAAATGTGAGCACTGCTTGGctggaaaataaaaaagagtttcTTTCCAATCCCATCCTCCTTCAAGAAAGACAGAGTTGCTTGAGTTGGTGCATTCAGACTTATGTGGTCCAATGAAGACAAGAGCTTTGGGTGGTACACTTTATTTTGCTACCTTTATTGATGATTGCTCAAGGAAACTTTGGGTTTACATTTTGAAGACTAAAGACCAAGTGTTGGGTGTCTTTAAGCAGTTTCAGGCTTCAGTTGAAAGAGAAACTGGAAAGAAGTTGAAGTGTATTCGTACTAATAacggtggtgaatattgtggacTATTTGACGAATACTGCAAGGAACAGGGTATCAGACACCAGAAGACTCCTCCTAAGACTC contains:
- the LOC107825405 gene encoding putative SNAP25 homologous protein SNAP30, which translates into the protein MFGFRKGKADSATTNTTPSHSDEKHGTKNARRTSSEPVLVTPDDDDFGTSSSSGTRNKNKSKTQDFDNMSMQELEGYAVNQAKETTSSVNNCLKIAEDIRQDGAKTLDTLHKQGEQIHRTHMMAVDMDRDLSKGEKLLNNLGGMFSMPWKPKKSHDIKGPRTSKDDNYRGKESSANEREKLGLSNGKKGKSASSTPPPESMNAMQQVELEKAKQDDALSDLSNILGDLKGMAVDMGSELDKQNKAIDDLDKDVEELNSRVKGANRRARQIVGK